A window of Patescibacteria group bacterium contains these coding sequences:
- a CDS encoding DNA polymerase III subunit alpha, with protein MPFVHLHTHSHYSLLDGLPKIDELVSRAKELGMPAVALTDHGVMYGIVEFYQACKDAGIKPILGVETYVAPNKMSDKRAHIDVRPYHLILLARNQEGYQNLLKLISKAHVEGFYYKPRIDFELLKSNCKGLIGLSACIEGQIAREALSNVNLAKETALKYQEIFGKENYYLELQHHATIKKQAEANEKLIAIAKEIGAPLVATNDIHYLKKEDDRIQDILLCIQLQKKVDDKKRMSMMGEDFSMKPTEEMERDFINTPEAISNTLKIAEQCNVEIELGKTKLPFFVVPKDLTPMDYLKQQCEEGLTKRFGKGRNELDKIIVERLDYEMSVIEKTGFASYFLIVSDFVNWAKDTGIVVGPGRGSAAGSLIAYLLRITDLDPIKNDLLFERFLNPERISMPDIDMDFADTRRGEVLQYVKRKYGADHVAQIVTFGKMAAKAAVRDCGRVLSYPYDYCDKAAKMIPLGSTISEALKINPELTAFYNGDPQAKVLFDSAKKLEGVARHSSTHACGVVITKDPLDTYTPYQFSTRGDEEITTQYEMHAIENLGLLKMDFLGLANLTIIEKALEIIEAVHGVKVDFTKLEMDDKTTYDLLQKAQTVGVFQLESAGMRRYLKLLKPTNFEDLIAMVALYRPGPMEWIPSYIDGKHGRKQVEYVHPKLEPILNKTFGIAVYQEQLMQIARDLAGFTLGEADVLRKAVGKKIKKLLEEQKDKFIKGCVANGIAEEVARKVFAFIEPFAGYGFNRSHAACYALIGYRTAYLKSHYPVEFMASLLTSDQQNMDRIAIEITECEEMGIEVLPPDVNESFPNFGVVKERGKCIRFAFNAIKNVGATIAEAIYKERKKAGKFKDFTEFVRRVRHKDLNKKSIEALAKAGALDSLIERNQVLQNIDKILTFSKSVQKELDSGQTDLFGNKKNEVSTINLKLDQAEPATKKMRLAWEKELLGLYVSEHPVDEYKDYLNAVAIPINQLNISMNEQKIKVGGVIAKTKKIFTKKNDPMLFVEIEDMTGSCEIVVFPSVLKKYPLIWQEEKVVLIDGKVNDRDGEVKILADKVKIISDKDIEVAKEEIPKSIEINIPKNANSKIIEDLKPIILNNLGSTDVFLNIPYHDGSFKKIKAKSKILYDPKVLSQIEMVVGSGNVTMTK; from the coding sequence ATGCCTTTCGTTCATCTTCACACACATAGCCACTATTCCCTACTTGATGGCTTGCCAAAAATTGACGAGCTGGTTTCGCGTGCAAAAGAATTGGGCATGCCAGCTGTAGCATTGACTGATCATGGTGTAATGTATGGAATTGTTGAATTTTATCAAGCTTGCAAGGATGCGGGCATTAAACCTATACTTGGCGTTGAAACATATGTTGCGCCAAACAAAATGAGTGATAAACGCGCTCACATTGATGTAAGACCTTACCATTTGATTTTACTTGCAAGAAACCAAGAAGGATACCAAAATTTGCTGAAATTAATTTCAAAAGCACATGTTGAAGGTTTTTATTATAAACCAAGAATTGATTTTGAATTACTAAAAAGTAATTGCAAAGGCTTGATAGGACTTTCGGCATGCATTGAAGGACAGATTGCTCGAGAAGCTTTAAGTAATGTAAATTTAGCAAAAGAAACTGCTTTGAAATATCAAGAAATATTTGGTAAAGAAAATTATTATCTTGAACTTCAACATCATGCGACTATCAAAAAACAAGCTGAAGCAAATGAAAAATTAATTGCAATTGCAAAAGAAATTGGAGCACCATTGGTTGCAACAAATGATATTCATTATCTAAAAAAAGAAGATGACAGAATCCAGGATATTTTGCTATGCATTCAATTGCAAAAAAAAGTTGATGATAAGAAGAGAATGTCAATGATGGGTGAAGATTTTTCAATGAAACCGACCGAAGAAATGGAAAGAGATTTTATTAATACTCCAGAAGCAATTTCAAATACTTTAAAAATCGCTGAGCAATGCAATGTTGAAATAGAATTAGGCAAAACTAAGCTTCCTTTTTTTGTTGTGCCAAAGGATTTGACTCCAATGGATTATTTAAAACAACAATGCGAGGAAGGCTTGACAAAGAGATTTGGTAAAGGAAGAAATGAGCTTGATAAAATAATTGTGGAAAGACTAGATTATGAAATGTCAGTTATTGAAAAAACTGGCTTTGCTTCTTATTTTTTGATTGTCTCTGATTTTGTGAATTGGGCAAAAGATACTGGCATAGTGGTCGGCCCAGGCAGGGGTTCCGCGGCAGGTTCACTAATCGCCTATTTATTGAGAATTACTGATCTTGATCCAATTAAAAATGATTTATTATTTGAAAGATTTTTGAATCCTGAAAGAATAAGCATGCCTGATATTGATATGGATTTTGCTGACACAAGGAGAGGCGAAGTTTTGCAATATGTAAAAAGAAAATACGGAGCTGATCATGTAGCTCAAATTGTTACTTTTGGAAAAATGGCTGCAAAAGCTGCAGTTCGCGATTGCGGAAGAGTTTTGAGCTATCCTTACGATTATTGCGATAAAGCAGCAAAGATGATTCCATTGGGCTCAACTATTTCTGAAGCTTTAAAGATAAATCCTGAATTAACAGCTTTTTATAATGGCGATCCACAAGCAAAAGTATTATTTGATTCTGCGAAAAAATTAGAAGGTGTTGCAAGACATTCTTCAACTCATGCTTGCGGAGTTGTAATTACTAAAGATCCACTAGACACTTATACGCCATATCAATTTTCTACAAGAGGAGACGAAGAAATCACAACGCAATACGAGATGCATGCAATTGAAAATTTGGGGCTTCTTAAAATGGACTTTTTAGGATTAGCAAACTTAACAATTATTGAAAAAGCTTTGGAAATTATCGAAGCAGTACATGGTGTAAAAGTAGATTTCACTAAATTAGAAATGGATGATAAAACTACTTATGATTTGTTGCAAAAAGCGCAAACTGTCGGTGTCTTCCAGCTTGAATCTGCGGGCATGAGAAGATATTTAAAATTGTTAAAACCAACTAATTTTGAAGATTTAATTGCTATGGTTGCTTTATATCGTCCAGGTCCAATGGAATGGATTCCTTCTTACATTGATGGCAAACATGGCAGAAAGCAAGTTGAATATGTACATCCAAAGCTTGAACCGATCTTAAATAAAACTTTTGGTATTGCTGTATATCAGGAACAATTGATGCAAATTGCGAGAGACTTGGCTGGCTTTACTTTAGGCGAAGCTGATGTTTTGAGAAAAGCTGTTGGCAAGAAAATAAAAAAATTATTGGAAGAGCAAAAGGATAAATTTATCAAGGGTTGTGTTGCGAATGGAATTGCAGAAGAAGTTGCCAGAAAAGTTTTTGCTTTTATCGAGCCTTTTGCTGGCTATGGTTTTAATAGATCTCATGCTGCTTGCTATGCTTTGATTGGTTATCGAACTGCTTATTTAAAATCTCATTATCCAGTTGAATTCATGGCTTCATTGCTGACTTCTGATCAGCAGAATATGGATAGAATTGCAATTGAGATTACTGAATGCGAAGAAATGGGAATAGAAGTTTTGCCTCCTGATGTTAATGAAAGTTTTCCAAATTTTGGTGTAGTAAAAGAGCGTGGAAAATGTATTAGATTTGCTTTTAATGCTATAAAAAATGTTGGCGCAACTATTGCAGAAGCAATTTATAAAGAAAGAAAGAAAGCTGGAAAATTTAAAGACTTTACTGAATTTGTTAGAAGAGTGCGACACAAAGATTTGAATAAAAAATCAATTGAGGCATTGGCAAAAGCTGGCGCTTTAGATTCTTTAATTGAGAGAAATCAAGTCCTGCAAAATATTGATAAGATTTTAACTTTTTCTAAATCAGTTCAAAAGGAATTAGATTCTGGTCAAACAGATTTATTTGGTAATAAAAAAAATGAAGTTTCAACTATCAATTTAAAATTAGATCAAGCAGAACCTGCAACAAAAAAAATGAGATTGGCATGGGAAAAGGAATTACTTGGGCTTTATGTTTCAGAGCATCCAGTTGATGAATATAAAGATTATTTGAATGCTGTTGCTATTCCAATAAATCAACTGAATATCAGCATGAATGAACAAAAAATTAAGGTTGGAGGTGTAATTGCAAAGACTAAAAAAATATTTACGAAAAAAAATGATCCAATGCTGTTTGTGGAAATTGAAGATATGACTGGCAGTTGCGAGATTGTTGTTTTTCCATCTGTTTTAAAAAAATATCCTCTGATTTGGCAGGAAGAAAAAGTTGTTTTGATTGATGGCAAGGTCAATGATCGAGATGGCGAGGTTAAAATTTTGGCTGACAAAGTAAAAATTATTTCTGATAAAGATATTGAAGTTGCAAAAGAGGAAATTCCAAAATCAATCGAAATAAATATTCCAAAAAACGCAAATTCCAAAATTATTGAAGATTTAAAACCGATTATTTTAAATAATTTAGGATCAACTGATGTTTTTTTAAATATTCCTTATCATGATGGAAGTTTTAAAAAGATTAAAGCAAAATCAAAAATCTTGTACGATCCGAAAGTTTTGAGCCAGATTGAGATGGTTGTAGGTAGTGGAAACGTGACAATGACGAAGTAA